In Caldilineales bacterium, the following proteins share a genomic window:
- a CDS encoding PspC domain-containing protein, with the protein MTTPTYKQLRRQNAVIAGVCGGLGEFFGISAIWFRLLFLILLLPGGLPGLLPYIILWVVVPRKA; encoded by the coding sequence ATGACCACCCCCACCTACAAACAACTACGCCGCCAGAACGCCGTCATTGCCGGCGTCTGCGGCGGGCTGGGCGAATTCTTCGGCATCAGCGCCATCTGGTTTCGCCTGCTCTTCCTCATCCTGCTGCTCCCCGGCGGGCTGCCCGGCCTGCTGCCCTACATCATCCTCTGGGTCGTCGTCCCGCGCAAGGCGTAG
- a CDS encoding Gfo/Idh/MocA family oxidoreductase, producing MTSSKLNVAIIGCGNIADGYARNLITFPQVHLAGATDIDFARAQALTAKYGGKAYPTLEAVLADPGIDLVIDLAVHHAHYAINKQSLEAGKHVFSEKPMALTYAEAAELVKLAEAKGLRLGSAPYTYMGEAAQTAWKLIRAGRLGTVRVAYAEVNWNRIEVWHPAPEPFYDVGALYDVGVYPLTMLTAMFGPARRVHATSALLLPDRLTKAGRPFHITTPDWMVTVVEFAGGLVARLTTSFYVTNHTRQTGLELHGDEGSLYLQSWHDFDSSIEFAPFGQPYEMVPPVQQPFRGVQWGRSVAEIADALRSDRPHRASGEHAAHVIEILNAAAQAAAAHHPVDLVSTFTPPAPMPWAM from the coding sequence ATGACCTCCTCCAAACTCAACGTCGCCATCATCGGTTGCGGCAACATTGCCGACGGCTACGCCCGCAACCTCATCACCTTCCCCCAAGTCCATCTCGCCGGCGCCACCGACATCGACTTCGCCCGCGCCCAGGCCCTGACCGCCAAATACGGCGGCAAAGCCTATCCCACGCTCGAGGCCGTGCTCGCCGACCCCGGCATCGACCTCGTCATCGACCTGGCCGTGCATCACGCCCACTACGCCATCAACAAGCAGAGCCTGGAGGCGGGCAAACACGTCTTCAGCGAAAAGCCCATGGCCCTGACCTACGCCGAAGCGGCCGAGTTGGTGAAGCTGGCCGAGGCGAAGGGCCTGCGCCTGGGCAGCGCCCCCTACACCTACATGGGCGAGGCGGCGCAGACGGCCTGGAAACTCATCCGCGCCGGCAGGCTGGGAACCGTGCGCGTGGCCTATGCCGAGGTGAACTGGAACCGCATCGAAGTCTGGCACCCCGCGCCGGAGCCGTTCTACGACGTCGGCGCCCTCTACGATGTCGGCGTCTACCCCTTGACGATGCTCACCGCCATGTTCGGCCCCGCCCGCCGCGTCCATGCCACCAGCGCCCTGCTCCTGCCCGACCGTCTGACAAAGGCCGGCCGGCCTTTCCACATCACCACCCCCGATTGGATGGTGACCGTGGTCGAGTTCGCCGGCGGCCTCGTCGCCCGCCTGACCACCAGCTTCTACGTCACCAACCACACCCGGCAAACGGGCCTGGAACTCCACGGCGACGAAGGTTCGCTCTACCTGCAAAGCTGGCACGATTTCGATAGCAGCATCGAATTCGCCCCCTTCGGCCAGCCCTACGAGATGGTGCCGCCGGTGCAACAGCCATTTCGCGGCGTGCAGTGGGGCCGCAGCGTGGCCGAGATCGCCGACGCCCTCCGCTCCGACCGCCCCCATCGCGCCAGCGGCGAGCACGCCGCCCACGTGATCGAGATCCTGAACGCCGCCGCCCAAGCCGCCGCCGCTCACCACCCCGTCGATCTCGTCTCCACCTTCACCCCGCCCGCGCCCATGCCCTGGGCGATGTAA
- the pfkB gene encoding 1-phosphofructokinase — protein sequence MIYTVTLNPAVDRELTVPEIVFETVLRATSWRVDCGGKGFNVSRMLQALGEASIALAVAAGRSGQMLQDSLAALGIATDFVWVEGETRTNISILTEGQNAATGRYLKVNEPGPVVAPAALGALVDKIAHLARAGDWWVLAGSLPPGLPDDTYAALITAVQTAGGRAVLDSSGPALQQGCAARPFLVKPNVTELDQLTGRPVSTRAEVLAAAVEVLRAGVASVVVSMGKAGALIVDADGAWLAQSPEIKEQNPIGAGDSMVAGLIYAQSRGLSLVESLRWGVACGAATASLGGTAVGPRALVESLLSQVAVQPLPT from the coding sequence ATGATCTACACCGTCACCCTCAACCCGGCCGTCGATCGCGAACTGACCGTGCCGGAGATTGTATTCGAGACGGTGCTGCGCGCCACAAGCTGGCGAGTTGATTGCGGCGGCAAGGGCTTCAATGTCTCGCGCATGTTGCAGGCCCTGGGCGAAGCCAGCATCGCCCTGGCCGTTGCCGCCGGCCGCAGCGGCCAGATGCTGCAAGACAGCCTGGCCGCGCTGGGGATTGCCACCGATTTCGTTTGGGTGGAGGGCGAGACGCGCACCAATATCAGCATCCTGACCGAGGGTCAGAACGCTGCCACCGGACGCTACCTCAAGGTCAACGAGCCAGGCCCCGTCGTCGCCCCGGCTGCGCTTGGCGCCCTGGTGGACAAGATCGCCCACCTGGCGCGTGCGGGCGACTGGTGGGTGCTGGCGGGCAGCTTGCCGCCCGGCCTGCCCGATGACACCTACGCTGCCTTGATCACCGCCGTGCAGACCGCCGGTGGTCGCGCTGTCCTGGATAGCAGCGGCCCAGCGCTCCAGCAGGGCTGCGCGGCGCGGCCATTCCTGGTCAAACCGAACGTGACCGAACTGGACCAGCTCACGGGGCGGCCAGTGAGCACACGGGCGGAGGTCCTGGCAGCCGCTGTGGAAGTGCTGCGAGCTGGCGTCGCCAGCGTGGTGGTGTCGATGGGAAAAGCTGGCGCCCTGATCGTCGATGCCGATGGCGCCTGGCTGGCGCAAAGCCCGGAGATCAAAGAACAGAATCCCATCGGCGCCGGCGATTCGATGGTGGCCGGGCTGATCTATGCTCAGAGTCGTGGCCTGAGCCTGGTCGAGTCATTGCGGTGGGGAGTCGCCTGTGGCGCTGCCACTGCCAGCCTCGGCGGCACAGCGGTGGGGCCGCGAGCGTTGGTAGAGTCGCTTCTATCTCAGGTAGCGGTGCAGCCGTTACCCACATAA
- a CDS encoding zinc-binding dehydrogenase: MTSNYERYIAATDPPPTQTWAWNMYGAGLENMGREGRPERLSLPEPAADQLLVRIDAVGMCFSDVKIIRQGGQHPKLYQRDLSRQPTRLGHEVSATVIEVGAALVGRFHSGQRLAIQPDLYQNGKSTAYGYTIPGGLIQYQLIGPEVLETDSGPGLLPLAKEMGYAEAALLEPWGCVLAAYTQRRRLHPRQGGKMWIIGRPGDESEYQFTAGLDAPALVVLTDVPAAIEGLAGEMAGQVIVRDRVEPHAYADLVAELTDGQGFDDIIVLDPRSATQISAAAQHIARRGAFNLVGREPLDGPVAADLGRLHYDYLAFLGNPGPDIAASYGEARNRCELRAGGTAVFVGAGGPMGQMHVQRAIELAEGPHTIIATEVSDDRLAALHQRFAALAAEHERTLLFFNPIGSEQSLPQFVMQATAGHGADDVVVCVPAAALMAEAAALMNPDGMLVLFAGVPNGTLAPLDLSAVYLHNAQYTGTSGLTIADQSEVMQRALANTLSPERMVAAVGGLATAVQALDALMNSRYPGKIIVFPQLYDLPLMGLDELPARLPQVAARLGPGGVWTNEAEAALIESVWQPDAETVLEPTPQSGQA, translated from the coding sequence ATGACATCCAACTATGAACGCTACATCGCCGCCACCGACCCCCCACCCACCCAGACCTGGGCCTGGAATATGTATGGCGCCGGTTTGGAGAATATGGGCCGCGAGGGTCGGCCAGAACGATTGTCTTTGCCTGAACCGGCGGCTGACCAACTCCTGGTGCGTATCGATGCCGTTGGCATGTGCTTCTCGGATGTCAAGATCATCCGCCAGGGCGGGCAGCATCCCAAACTCTATCAGCGCGATCTCAGCCGCCAACCGACGCGCTTAGGACACGAAGTCTCAGCCACCGTCATCGAGGTAGGAGCGGCGCTGGTCGGTCGTTTCCACTCTGGCCAGCGTCTGGCCATTCAACCTGACCTCTATCAAAACGGCAAGAGCACGGCCTACGGTTACACCATTCCCGGTGGTCTGATTCAGTATCAACTGATCGGCCCGGAAGTGCTAGAGACCGACTCGGGGCCAGGGCTGTTGCCGTTGGCGAAGGAGATGGGCTATGCCGAGGCGGCGCTGCTGGAGCCGTGGGGATGCGTCCTGGCTGCGTATACCCAGCGGCGACGCCTGCACCCCCGCCAGGGCGGCAAGATGTGGATCATTGGCCGACCGGGCGACGAATCAGAGTATCAGTTCACGGCCGGGCTGGATGCGCCCGCTCTGGTGGTGCTCACCGATGTCCCGGCTGCGATCGAGGGGTTGGCCGGCGAGATGGCCGGCCAGGTGATCGTGCGCGACCGGGTGGAACCACACGCCTACGCCGACCTCGTGGCCGAACTGACCGATGGCCAGGGTTTCGACGACATCATCGTTCTCGACCCACGTTCGGCGACACAGATCAGCGCCGCTGCGCAACACATCGCCCGACGCGGCGCCTTCAACCTGGTAGGCCGTGAACCGTTGGATGGGCCGGTCGCAGCCGATCTCGGTCGTCTGCACTACGACTATCTCGCCTTTCTTGGCAATCCTGGCCCGGATATCGCCGCCTCGTATGGTGAGGCGCGCAACCGCTGCGAATTGCGAGCTGGGGGAACGGCGGTTTTTGTGGGCGCTGGCGGCCCCATGGGCCAAATGCACGTCCAGCGCGCCATCGAGCTGGCAGAAGGGCCGCACACCATTATCGCCACCGAAGTCAGCGATGACCGTCTGGCGGCGCTCCATCAACGCTTCGCCGCCCTGGCCGCCGAGCACGAGCGCACCCTGCTATTCTTCAACCCAATTGGTTCGGAACAATCGCTGCCACAGTTTGTGATGCAGGCTACGGCCGGTCACGGGGCCGACGATGTCGTGGTCTGTGTGCCGGCTGCGGCGCTGATGGCCGAAGCCGCCGCCCTGATGAACCCCGATGGCATGCTCGTTCTCTTTGCCGGCGTCCCCAACGGCACACTGGCCCCATTGGACCTGAGCGCCGTCTATTTGCACAACGCCCAATATACCGGCACGTCGGGGTTGACCATCGCCGATCAGTCTGAGGTGATGCAGCGGGCGTTGGCAAACACGCTTTCACCCGAACGCATGGTGGCCGCGGTTGGCGGTCTGGCCACGGCGGTGCAAGCCCTGGACGCCCTGATGAACAGTCGCTATCCGGGGAAGATCATCGTCTTTCCTCAGCTTTACGACCTGCCCCTCATGGGTCTGGATGAGCTGCCGGCCAGGCTGCCGCAGGTGGCTGCCCGGCTGGGGCCAGGAGGCGTTTGGACCAACGAAGCCGAAGCGGCCTTGATCGAGAGCGTTTGGCAGCCGGACGCAGAGACGGTGTTAGAGCCGACGCCTCAAAGTGGGCAAGCATGA
- the ptsP gene encoding phosphoenolpyruvate--protein phosphotransferase, with product MKQATFTIGNATGLHARPAKTFVNAAKQFKADIRVHHEEKIANAKSLISMLTLGVERGQEIRIVVDGDDEVAALAALAAAIASGLGEDAAEAPASPPPPAVSVTAAPPQADGVLHGIAGAPGIAIGPVFQLRQDSLEVIDVLGTVPEEEARLAAALAQAREQLASLHQKILQGAAAKEAAILEVHLELLEDSDLLDAVLAGIRQGGGAARAWQATIESRAQAVAALGDPLLAGRAADLHDVGYRVLRLLLGADDAGTRWPDHPVILIAPELSPSQTASLDPKRVLGVCTALGGPTAHAAIIARALMLPAVVSAGSSVLDVANGTWVVLDGNAGAVTVAPDANRLAQAEQAQARWRSQRAASEDAAAGPAITLDGHRVEVVANIGGLKDAQKAIAAGAEGVGLLRTEFLFLERSEPPSEDEQFAVYRDIALAMQGQPVIVRTLDIGGDKPLPYIQVAPESNPFLGERGIRLCLARPHLLRQQLGAIFRASVFGPLRIMFPMITDIAEWRQAQCMVEEVRAGLGAAAVPLGIMIEVPAAALLAGAFAREVDFFSIGTNDLTQYTLAVDRQHPSLAAMSDGLHPAVLRLIAETVEAAHRHGKWVGICGELAADPQATPILVGMGVDELSVGVPAIPTIKTQIRSFSNAAAQALTQRALSCTTAAEVRALSFARIDAEPQAT from the coding sequence ATGAAACAAGCCACATTCACCATCGGCAATGCCACCGGCTTACATGCACGACCGGCCAAGACGTTCGTCAATGCGGCCAAGCAGTTCAAGGCCGACATCCGCGTTCATCACGAGGAGAAGATCGCCAATGCCAAGAGCCTGATCTCGATGCTGACCCTGGGGGTCGAACGCGGTCAGGAAATCAGGATCGTCGTCGATGGCGATGATGAGGTCGCTGCCCTTGCGGCTTTGGCGGCAGCGATCGCAAGTGGGTTGGGTGAAGATGCGGCCGAGGCTCCCGCCTCGCCACCCCCGCCCGCCGTCAGCGTGACTGCCGCGCCGCCCCAGGCCGATGGTGTGTTGCACGGCATTGCCGGCGCCCCCGGCATCGCCATCGGGCCGGTCTTCCAACTGCGTCAAGACAGCCTGGAGGTGATCGACGTCTTGGGCACAGTGCCCGAAGAGGAAGCCCGTTTGGCCGCCGCGCTCGCGCAGGCGCGCGAGCAGTTGGCGAGTCTGCACCAGAAGATTCTGCAAGGGGCCGCCGCCAAAGAGGCTGCCATCCTCGAAGTTCATCTCGAACTGCTGGAGGACAGCGACCTGCTCGATGCCGTGTTGGCCGGCATCCGTCAGGGCGGCGGCGCTGCGCGCGCCTGGCAGGCGACCATCGAAAGTCGCGCCCAGGCGGTGGCGGCGCTGGGCGATCCGTTGCTTGCCGGGCGCGCCGCCGACCTGCATGACGTTGGCTATCGAGTGTTGCGCCTGTTGCTGGGGGCGGACGATGCGGGGACGCGCTGGCCGGACCATCCGGTGATCCTGATCGCACCTGAGCTCTCGCCCTCGCAGACCGCGTCGCTGGACCCAAAGCGCGTGCTGGGCGTCTGTACGGCCTTGGGTGGGCCAACGGCACACGCCGCCATCATTGCCCGCGCCCTCATGCTGCCCGCCGTTGTCTCGGCCGGCAGCAGCGTGTTGGATGTGGCCAATGGCACATGGGTCGTGCTAGACGGCAACGCTGGCGCCGTAACCGTGGCGCCAGATGCGAACAGACTGGCCCAAGCCGAACAAGCTCAAGCCCGCTGGCGTTCGCAACGTGCGGCCTCAGAAGACGCCGCCGCCGGGCCAGCGATCACGCTTGATGGCCACCGTGTGGAAGTGGTTGCCAACATCGGCGGTCTCAAGGATGCCCAAAAAGCCATTGCGGCCGGCGCCGAGGGTGTTGGCCTGCTGCGGACGGAGTTCCTCTTCCTCGAACGCAGCGAGCCGCCCAGCGAAGACGAGCAATTCGCCGTCTACCGCGACATTGCCCTTGCCATGCAGGGTCAGCCTGTGATCGTGCGCACCCTGGATATTGGCGGCGACAAGCCCCTGCCCTATATCCAGGTCGCGCCTGAGTCCAATCCCTTTCTGGGCGAGCGCGGCATCCGTCTTTGTCTGGCCCGTCCTCACCTCCTGCGCCAACAACTGGGCGCCATTTTTCGAGCCTCGGTCTTCGGGCCGTTGCGCATCATGTTCCCGATGATCACCGATATCGCAGAATGGCGGCAGGCGCAGTGCATGGTTGAGGAAGTGCGAGCAGGGCTTGGCGCCGCGGCTGTGCCCCTGGGCATCATGATTGAGGTGCCTGCGGCGGCGCTATTGGCCGGCGCTTTCGCCCGTGAAGTCGATTTCTTCTCGATAGGCACCAACGATCTCACCCAATACACGCTGGCGGTGGACCGCCAGCATCCATCCCTGGCGGCGATGTCGGACGGTCTCCATCCCGCGGTGTTACGGCTCATCGCCGAGACGGTGGAAGCGGCGCATCGCCACGGCAAGTGGGTGGGAATTTGCGGCGAACTGGCGGCAGACCCGCAGGCGACGCCCATTCTGGTGGGGATGGGCGTCGATGAGTTGAGCGTTGGCGTGCCTGCCATCCCCACCATCAAAACGCAGATTCGCAGCTTCAGCAACGCCGCCGCCCAAGCCCTGACGCAGCGGGCCTTATCATGCACCACTGCCGCCGAGGTCAGAGCGTTGTCGTTCGCCCGAATCGACGCCGAGCCCCAAGCCACCTGA
- a CDS encoding PTS sugar transporter subunit IIA, with product MSILASDRIRLHARATGKVDAIRQAGELLVHSGCVAPAYVDGMLARESIMSTYLGNGIAIPHGQNENRADVHQTGISVLQVPDGVDWDEGEPVYLVIGIAASSDEHIGVLANLAEVIEDEETVAVLVQTPDPAVILEHLGRNRDEE from the coding sequence ATGTCCATCCTGGCAAGCGATCGCATCCGTTTGCATGCCCGCGCCACCGGCAAAGTCGATGCCATTCGTCAGGCGGGCGAACTTTTGGTGCACAGCGGCTGTGTAGCCCCCGCCTATGTCGATGGTATGCTGGCGCGCGAATCGATCATGTCCACCTATCTGGGCAACGGCATTGCCATCCCTCACGGCCAGAACGAGAATCGCGCCGACGTCCACCAGACGGGCATTTCTGTGCTGCAGGTGCCCGATGGCGTTGACTGGGATGAAGGCGAACCGGTCTATCTCGTCATCGGCATCGCCGCCAGCTCGGACGAGCACATCGGCGTCCTCGCCAATTTGGCCGAGGTGATCGAGGACGAGGAGACTGTCGCCGTACTGGTTCAGACACCCGACCCGGCAGTGATCCTGGAGCACTTGGGGCGAAACCGTGACGAAGAGTAG